The Zingiber officinale cultivar Zhangliang chromosome 9A, Zo_v1.1, whole genome shotgun sequence genome window below encodes:
- the LOC122019249 gene encoding expansin-A23-like has translation MAMHKVVVGVLIMVAFAATSEVAQGEWDTADATFYGDMSGKATMGGPCGYGDLFAQGYGLANTAVSGVLFNDAETCGACYEVKCFNNTQHCTTTIAKMTVTSLCPPDPKLPGGGLCQPPKKHFDMSMAMYMTLSNSPYAGSIPIQFRRVPCVKTGGIKFNIKGNPWWFLVLVYNVGGSGDVSAVSVKGSKDGKWITMEREWGQNWHVMMKPELVGQALSFQVTTGDGKMVESDDVAPANWQHGQIFEGKQFPTN, from the coding sequence ATGGCGATGCACAAGGTTGTCGTCGGCGTATTAATCATGGTGGCGTTCGCGGCCACAAGCGAGGTGGCGCAAGGGGAGTGGGACACTGCCGACGCCACCTTTTACGGCGACATGTCCGGCAAAGCTACCATGGGCGGACCTTGTGGGTACGGCGATCTGTTCGCGCAGGGGTACGGACTGGCTAACACGGCAGTCAGCGGCGTGCTCTTCAACGACGCCGAGACCTGCGGCGCCTGCTACGAGGTGAAGTGCTTCAACAACACGCAGCACTGTACGACAACGATCGCCAAGATGACGGTGACCAGTCTGTGCCCGCCCGACCCGAAGCTTCCGGGTGGAGGACTCTGCCAGCCGCCGAAGAAGCACTTTGACATGTCGATGGCGATGTACATGACGCTCTCGAATTCGCCGTACGCAGGGAGCATCCCGATTCAGTTCCGGAGGGTGCCGTGCGTGAAGACGGGCGGGATCAAGTTCAATATCAAGGGGAACCCGTGGTGGTTCCTGGTGCTCGTCTACAACGTGGGCGGCTCCGGTGATGTGTCGGCAGTTTCGGTGAAGGGGTCGAAAGATGGGAAGTGGATAACGATGGAGAGGGAATGGGGGCAGAACTGGCATGTGATGATGAAGCCGGAGCTGGTGGGGCAGGCTCTGTCGTTCCAGGTGACCACAGGCGATGGCAAGATGGTGGAGTCGGATGACGTGGCGCCGGCGAACTGGCAGCATGGGCAAATCTTCGAAGGGAAACAGTTTCCAACTAATTAA